One window of the Methanomassiliicoccaceae archaeon DOK genome contains the following:
- a CDS encoding thiolase domain-containing protein codes for MRDVAIIGAGVTKFGELWNKSFRAIGIEAGVKAMGDANLSGSEIDGVFIGNMSAGQFIKQKHIDALIADYSGMATNHIPATRVEAGGASGGVAFRQAVMAVASGMHDVVLVGGAEKMTDMDDVSINSVLDATADAEWEAGMGVTFAGLHAMIANRMIHDGIATREEIASFSVNSHFHGALNPNAQFRKAITLDTVLRSGPVASPLGMFDCAPISDGAASLVLCPLEDAKKYTDSYVKVSAVTQASDTLALFQRPDITTYQATVEAAKRAYEQAHITAQDISVAEVHDTYTVTGIMALQDLGFYKRGEAGKAVLNEECHFDSGKVAINTSGGLKARGHPIGATGVAQIVELVEQLRGSADKRQVENAKYGLAQNTGGTGSAVTVSILEAM; via the coding sequence ATGAGGGACGTAGCAATCATAGGGGCCGGAGTCACCAAGTTCGGCGAGCTCTGGAACAAATCGTTCAGGGCGATCGGCATCGAGGCCGGCGTCAAGGCCATGGGCGACGCCAACCTCTCGGGAAGCGAGATCGACGGCGTGTTCATCGGGAACATGTCCGCAGGGCAGTTCATCAAGCAGAAGCACATCGACGCGCTCATCGCGGACTACTCCGGGATGGCGACCAACCACATCCCCGCAACCAGGGTCGAGGCCGGAGGGGCCTCCGGAGGCGTCGCGTTCAGGCAGGCCGTCATGGCCGTCGCGTCCGGGATGCACGACGTGGTCCTGGTCGGAGGGGCCGAGAAGATGACCGACATGGACGACGTGTCCATCAACAGCGTCCTCGACGCCACGGCAGACGCCGAGTGGGAGGCCGGCATGGGAGTGACCTTCGCGGGTCTCCACGCCATGATCGCCAACCGCATGATCCACGACGGCATCGCCACCAGGGAGGAGATCGCATCCTTCTCCGTCAACAGCCACTTCCACGGCGCGCTGAACCCCAACGCCCAGTTCAGGAAGGCCATCACCCTCGACACCGTCCTGAGGTCCGGGCCGGTCGCATCGCCCCTCGGCATGTTCGACTGCGCGCCCATCTCCGACGGAGCCGCCAGCCTGGTGCTGTGCCCCCTGGAGGACGCCAAGAAGTACACCGACTCCTACGTGAAGGTCTCCGCCGTCACGCAGGCGAGCGACACCCTGGCACTGTTCCAGAGGCCCGACATCACCACCTATCAGGCCACCGTCGAGGCGGCCAAGAGGGCGTACGAGCAGGCCCACATCACCGCCCAGGACATCAGCGTCGCGGAGGTGCACGACACCTACACCGTCACAGGCATCATGGCCCTGCAGGACCTCGGCTTCTACAAGAGGGGCGAGGCGGGCAAGGCCGTCCTCAACGAGGAGTGCCACTTCGACTCCGGCAAGGTCGCGATCAACACCTCCGGAGGACTCAAGGCCCGCGGACACCCGATCGGAGCCACCGGCGTGGCGCAGATCGTGGAGCTCGTGGAGCAGCTCAGGGGATCCGCCGACAAGAGGCAGGTCGAGAACGCCAAGTACGGACTGGCCCAGAACACCGGAGGAACCGGTTCCGCGGTCACCGTCAGCATCCTGGAGGCGATGTGA
- a CDS encoding transcriptional regulator has protein sequence MSSVAREWREVPGRYNLKGTKCANCGTIYFPRRDFCPKCRRAGIGKIEDYDISRTGEVYSFSIVYDAPAMCDMIKPYAVVMVKTDDGVMITGQLVDVDLEKVAIGMRVRAVMRKLSTDGDAGVIRYGFKFVPAE, from the coding sequence ATGTCATCTGTTGCAAGGGAGTGGAGGGAGGTCCCCGGAAGGTACAACCTGAAGGGAACCAAGTGCGCCAACTGCGGGACGATCTACTTCCCCAGGCGCGACTTCTGCCCGAAGTGCCGCCGCGCGGGGATCGGGAAGATCGAGGACTACGACATCAGCAGGACCGGGGAGGTCTACTCCTTCTCCATCGTCTACGACGCGCCTGCTATGTGCGACATGATCAAGCCCTACGCGGTCGTCATGGTGAAGACCGACGACGGCGTCATGATCACCGGCCAGCTGGTCGACGTCGACCTGGAGAAGGTCGCCATCGGCATGAGGGTCAGGGCCGTCATGCGCAAGCTGTCCACCGACGGCGACGCGGGCGTCATCCGCTACGGGTTCAAGTTCGTCCCCGCGGAGTGA
- a CDS encoding AAA family ATPase translates to MNGGRYAAMERFRGRSDELGLLQRIYDSEGMRTCAVLGRRRIGKSFILEKFCSQRRSVYVEFVDSSESTNVELLDAAMAPLTGGMSGVRSFKEALNVLRDICFAEKTVVVFDEFPYLTQNCKSASSLLQNFIDTCIVQSKSMFVICGSSITVMRDETSKSTRPLYGRFPSRLEVKEMSFDECRDFNPGLADEDALMLYMTLGGIPMYHEMATGSDYPECIKSLFFGPHPLIQDEASAIIGRELNPAARYNAVMDAIGGGATILTDIANRSDIDPSSCLKCLRKLMAIGVVGKVHPMLDAPKGPTYEITDNMIAFEFEVLRKYGTSIRMADPDMVYEELSDVIRSFLGKRFEGICADFMRSHYVCKEIGRWWGKAGVGTGTDIDLVAVVRSRKMTVTVLGECKFRGDASGFEVYNSLKLKADALSRDRTVRLMLFSASGFKDNLVLFAEENGIILVDLDTLISRKPAPEILPT, encoded by the coding sequence ATGAACGGCGGCAGATACGCAGCCATGGAACGTTTCAGAGGTCGGAGTGATGAGCTCGGACTTCTGCAAAGGATTTACGACTCGGAGGGCATGAGAACCTGTGCGGTCCTCGGTCGTCGCAGGATAGGCAAGTCATTCATCCTTGAGAAGTTCTGCTCGCAGAGAAGAAGCGTCTATGTGGAGTTCGTGGACAGTTCCGAATCGACGAACGTCGAGCTCCTCGATGCCGCCATGGCTCCGTTGACCGGCGGCATGTCAGGCGTGAGGAGTTTCAAAGAGGCCCTCAACGTGCTTAGGGACATATGTTTCGCCGAGAAGACCGTGGTGGTGTTCGACGAGTTCCCCTACCTGACCCAGAACTGCAAGTCGGCCTCCTCCCTTCTGCAGAACTTCATCGATACCTGCATCGTCCAAAGCAAATCGATGTTCGTGATATGCGGATCGTCGATAACCGTGATGAGAGACGAGACGTCGAAGAGCACCCGTCCGCTTTACGGCAGGTTCCCGTCCCGTCTCGAGGTTAAGGAGATGTCGTTTGACGAATGCAGGGACTTCAACCCCGGTCTTGCCGATGAAGACGCATTGATGCTCTACATGACCCTGGGCGGAATCCCGATGTATCATGAGATGGCGACCGGTAGCGACTATCCCGAATGCATAAAGTCGCTGTTCTTCGGCCCCCACCCGCTGATCCAGGACGAGGCCTCGGCGATCATAGGCCGTGAGCTGAACCCGGCTGCGAGGTACAATGCGGTCATGGACGCCATCGGAGGAGGAGCGACGATACTGACGGACATAGCCAACAGGTCCGACATCGACCCCTCCTCGTGCCTGAAATGTCTCAGGAAACTGATGGCGATAGGCGTCGTGGGAAAGGTCCATCCGATGCTGGATGCCCCTAAAGGACCGACATACGAGATAACGGACAACATGATTGCGTTCGAGTTCGAGGTCCTCAGGAAGTACGGTACGAGCATCAGAATGGCGGATCCGGACATGGTCTACGAGGAGCTCAGCGACGTCATCAGGTCGTTCTTGGGGAAAAGGTTCGAGGGGATCTGTGCGGATTTCATGCGCAGCCATTATGTCTGCAAGGAGATTGGTAGATGGTGGGGCAAGGCCGGTGTCGGGACTGGTACGGACATAGATTTGGTCGCGGTGGTGAGGTCCAGGAAGATGACCGTCACTGTTCTGGGCGAGTGCAAGTTCAGGGGCGACGCATCCGGTTTCGAGGTCTACAACTCATTAAAATTGAAGGCCGATGCTCTTTCCAGAGACCGTACCGTGCGTCTGATGCTGTTCTCAGCCAGTGGATTCAAGGACAACCTGGTTCTGTTCGCTGAGGAGAACGGTATCATACTCGTCGACTTGGACACACTCATCAGCAGGAAACCCGCTCCGGAGATACTTCCGACATGA
- a CDS encoding AAA family ATPase encodes MRPVLLEMEAFGPYSQPTTVDFERMGSGLFLITGNTGSGKTMIFDAMTYALFGKTSGSRRLPDSLRSDLTDAKPWVRLTFDHLGTRYTVRREPPYWRETRTGNRTKVSPTAELIVDGKMVSTSVREVDSRIGDILGMDAEQWNQIVMLAQGEFMKLLDTDSKNRTEILRNLFGTDHFRRLQETLARMCSEKGDTYRHRKAEADERLSQIVTDLVDDLTSLPRGEQEKVIEATISADRAAVDAVRSRSEEAEGRYRTAVERRAEAAGIKSKFDELDTVNARKVSLRQREGEISALRIRRDMIGRSQPVVEAEADLKAARSALRKAEDEGEAASKELERLEKVRENIMKDTERAAEMTARASLLSAANARIEESLPRYARARELTEALSKMNAELETVSSAEARSRVETDGIRAELQDISDRLAGAAEARSGISVARMESERLAEALDRSKAARSAGVACIDAENSVRTLESSFTVHDNQAKAAADQVSLAESLFFRSQAGMLASSLAEGQPCPVCGSVHHPSPATVPEGVPTEEELTKLRRKRDREYSAREKVVADLAQRRTEYETSLERLREASGTSGTAAEAMDALDAMISDSESRLAESRRRLNEMEILLRSMAEMESRREMLEKSLADGEAGLAEMESRRGALERSRAATEAQLAEVAAGLELSSEEEARETLHRNRVDIQSAEALSNIVANRKAQSEGQFAVQNDRLRKSEEEVRGLVPKVDEAGARLSALLDAMGMDLDGFHDLMSTDLDELNASISAFESEESYCRSRSAELTAELEGLERPDMGAVEAAVAEATEAKEAVAEELAHAMEVLKGNSDAWAFLRTRWDEIDAKGRELDALQRMSDVANGRLTGARKVQFEQYIQAVYFDRVLQCANRRLSDMSGGRFELRRRAEDDNNRSQTALDIDVLDNFTGKVRSVKSLSGGESFKAALSLALGLSDSIQMMAGGSRVDALFIDEGFGSLDSDSLEQALDVLDSLTAGDVMVGVISHVDLLRERIDRRITVTREKGGSRVEASVD; translated from the coding sequence ATGAGGCCGGTCCTTCTCGAGATGGAGGCCTTCGGGCCGTACTCCCAGCCGACGACCGTCGACTTCGAGAGGATGGGCTCCGGACTGTTCCTGATCACCGGGAACACCGGGTCCGGGAAGACGATGATCTTCGACGCCATGACATACGCCCTGTTCGGAAAGACCAGCGGTTCCAGGAGGCTGCCGGACAGCCTCCGCAGCGACCTGACCGATGCGAAGCCGTGGGTCAGGCTGACGTTCGACCACCTCGGGACCAGATACACCGTGAGGAGGGAGCCGCCTTACTGGAGGGAGACACGCACCGGCAACCGCACGAAGGTCTCCCCCACTGCCGAGCTGATCGTGGACGGCAAGATGGTCAGCACATCCGTCAGGGAGGTCGACTCCAGGATCGGGGACATCCTAGGCATGGACGCCGAGCAGTGGAACCAGATCGTCATGCTGGCCCAGGGCGAGTTCATGAAGCTGCTGGACACGGACAGCAAGAACAGGACGGAGATCCTGAGGAACCTGTTCGGGACCGACCACTTCAGGAGGCTCCAGGAGACGCTGGCGAGGATGTGCTCCGAGAAGGGTGACACCTACAGGCACCGCAAGGCCGAAGCCGACGAGAGGCTGTCCCAGATAGTGACGGACCTGGTCGACGACCTGACATCCCTCCCGAGGGGGGAGCAGGAGAAGGTCATCGAGGCCACCATATCCGCGGACAGGGCGGCCGTCGACGCCGTCAGGTCCAGGAGCGAGGAGGCGGAGGGACGCTACAGGACGGCCGTGGAGCGCAGGGCCGAGGCCGCCGGGATCAAGTCGAAGTTCGACGAACTGGACACGGTGAACGCCAGGAAGGTGTCCCTCAGGCAGCGCGAGGGCGAGATATCCGCGCTCAGGATCAGAAGGGACATGATCGGACGCTCGCAGCCCGTCGTGGAGGCGGAGGCGGACCTCAAGGCCGCCAGGAGCGCCCTGAGGAAGGCGGAGGACGAGGGCGAGGCGGCCTCGAAGGAGCTCGAGAGGCTTGAGAAGGTCAGGGAGAACATCATGAAGGACACCGAGAGGGCTGCCGAGATGACCGCGAGGGCCTCGCTGCTGTCGGCGGCGAACGCCCGCATCGAGGAGTCCCTGCCGAGGTACGCCAGGGCCAGGGAGCTGACGGAAGCATTGTCCAAGATGAATGCGGAGCTCGAGACCGTGTCCTCGGCAGAAGCCAGATCCAGGGTGGAGACCGACGGGATCAGGGCCGAGCTGCAGGATATCTCGGACAGGCTGGCAGGCGCCGCCGAGGCGAGATCGGGGATATCCGTCGCGAGGATGGAGAGTGAGAGGCTGGCGGAGGCGCTGGACAGGTCGAAGGCCGCCAGGAGCGCCGGCGTCGCCTGCATCGACGCGGAGAACTCCGTCAGGACCCTCGAGAGCTCGTTCACCGTCCACGACAACCAGGCGAAGGCAGCGGCCGACCAGGTGTCGCTGGCCGAGTCGCTGTTCTTCAGGTCGCAGGCGGGGATGCTGGCATCCTCTCTGGCCGAAGGGCAGCCGTGCCCGGTGTGCGGCTCCGTCCACCACCCCTCCCCAGCAACGGTCCCTGAGGGAGTGCCGACCGAGGAGGAGCTCACGAAGCTCAGGAGGAAGAGGGACAGGGAGTACTCCGCCAGGGAGAAGGTCGTCGCCGACCTGGCCCAGCGCCGCACCGAGTATGAGACGTCGCTGGAGAGGCTCAGGGAGGCCTCCGGCACCTCCGGGACCGCGGCGGAGGCCATGGACGCCCTCGACGCCATGATATCCGACTCCGAGTCGAGGCTGGCAGAGAGCCGCAGGAGGCTGAACGAGATGGAGATCCTCCTCAGGAGCATGGCCGAGATGGAGTCCAGGAGGGAGATGCTGGAGAAGTCCCTCGCGGACGGCGAGGCGGGGCTGGCCGAGATGGAGTCCAGGAGGGGCGCCCTGGAGAGGTCCCGCGCCGCGACCGAGGCCCAGCTGGCGGAGGTCGCCGCCGGACTGGAGCTCTCCTCCGAGGAGGAGGCCAGGGAGACCCTGCACAGGAACAGGGTGGACATCCAGTCTGCTGAGGCGCTCTCCAACATCGTCGCGAACCGCAAGGCGCAGTCAGAAGGGCAGTTCGCCGTTCAGAACGACCGTCTGAGGAAGTCCGAGGAGGAGGTCAGGGGACTCGTCCCGAAGGTCGACGAGGCCGGGGCCAGACTGTCTGCGCTGCTGGACGCCATGGGCATGGACCTGGACGGGTTCCACGATCTGATGTCCACGGACCTCGACGAGCTCAACGCATCGATATCCGCGTTCGAGAGCGAGGAGTCCTACTGCCGCAGCAGGTCCGCGGAGCTGACCGCAGAGCTGGAGGGGCTGGAGCGTCCCGACATGGGCGCGGTGGAGGCCGCCGTCGCTGAGGCCACGGAGGCCAAGGAGGCCGTCGCCGAGGAGCTGGCACATGCGATGGAGGTGCTGAAGGGCAACTCCGACGCATGGGCGTTCCTCAGGACCAGATGGGACGAGATCGACGCCAAGGGCAGGGAGCTGGACGCCCTCCAGCGCATGTCCGACGTCGCCAACGGGAGACTCACCGGCGCCAGGAAGGTGCAGTTCGAGCAGTACATCCAGGCCGTCTACTTCGACAGGGTGCTCCAGTGCGCCAACCGCAGGCTCTCGGACATGTCTGGAGGCAGGTTCGAGCTCCGCAGGAGGGCCGAGGACGACAACAACAGGTCCCAGACCGCGCTGGACATCGACGTGCTGGACAACTTCACCGGCAAGGTGAGGTCGGTCAAGTCCCTGTCGGGCGGGGAGTCATTCAAGGCCGCGCTGTCCCTGGCCCTGGGACTGTCCGACTCCATACAGATGATGGCCGGCGGAAGCAGGGTCGACGCCCTGTTCATCGACGAGGGGTTCGGATCCCTGGACTCGGACTCGCTGGAGCAGGCGCTGGACGTCCTGGACAGCCTGACGGCGGGAGACGTGATGGTCGGCGTGATATCCCACGTGGACCTCCTCAGGGAGAGGATCGACAGGAGGATCACCGTGACCCGCGAGAAGGGCGGGAGCAGGGTTGAGGCCTCGGTGGACTGA
- the sbcD gene encoding exonuclease subunit SbcD codes for MHLGKRVHGYSMTEDQRHILDGIVGIVRERKPDAMLIAGDVYDRAVPTEEAVRMFGDFLEKVTAEGCEVYVISGNHDSGARLEFCGPILGRSGVHIAGEFSGRAERIDTEDEYGKLSIYMLPYFKVSEVRTLMDADVQGYGGAMDLVMRESGVDPAGRNILVAHQFFAGSGLPQTSESEEQRPEVGGIECIPVDSLAAFDYVALGHLHIPQRVGRDTVRYSGSPLKYSGSEALTPKSVVLADIRDKGDVSVELVPLVPLRDLRVLRGSLNDIVHAGLDEVTGRDDYIIAELNEAPGQGVSELYKVYPHTMNVTVASRDRPSGTPGAVEMDRAVTVHPADLFAEFYRDMTGEELNDYQREILKDCIYVGGGEE; via the coding sequence TTGCACCTTGGTAAGCGCGTCCATGGCTATTCCATGACGGAGGACCAGAGACACATCCTCGACGGCATCGTCGGAATCGTCCGCGAGAGGAAGCCGGACGCCATGCTCATAGCAGGAGACGTCTACGACAGGGCCGTACCGACAGAGGAGGCAGTGAGGATGTTCGGCGACTTCCTGGAGAAGGTCACCGCCGAGGGCTGCGAGGTCTACGTGATCTCCGGAAACCACGACTCCGGCGCCAGGCTGGAGTTCTGCGGACCCATCCTCGGCAGGAGCGGCGTGCACATCGCCGGCGAGTTCTCCGGGAGGGCCGAGAGGATCGACACCGAGGACGAGTACGGGAAGCTGTCGATCTACATGCTGCCCTACTTCAAGGTCTCGGAGGTCCGCACGCTGATGGACGCCGACGTCCAGGGGTACGGCGGGGCCATGGACCTGGTGATGAGGGAGTCCGGCGTGGACCCGGCGGGGAGGAACATCCTAGTGGCCCACCAGTTCTTCGCAGGATCCGGACTCCCGCAGACGTCGGAGTCCGAGGAGCAGAGGCCGGAGGTCGGGGGCATCGAATGCATCCCCGTCGACAGCCTCGCCGCGTTCGACTACGTGGCGCTGGGCCACCTCCACATCCCCCAGCGCGTGGGCAGGGACACGGTCAGGTACTCCGGATCCCCGCTGAAGTACTCCGGGTCCGAGGCGCTGACCCCGAAGAGCGTGGTCCTGGCAGACATCCGCGACAAGGGAGACGTGTCGGTGGAGCTAGTCCCGCTCGTCCCGCTGAGGGACCTCAGGGTGCTCAGGGGCAGCCTCAACGACATCGTCCATGCCGGCCTCGACGAGGTCACAGGACGCGACGACTACATCATAGCCGAGCTCAACGAGGCCCCTGGACAGGGGGTCTCCGAGCTCTACAAGGTCTATCCGCACACCATGAACGTGACTGTGGCATCCAGGGATCGCCCCTCGGGGACCCCCGGGGCCGTTGAGATGGACAGGGCGGTCACCGTCCACCCCGCGGATCTGTTCGCGGAGTTCTACAGGGACATGACAGGCGAGGAGCTCAACGACTACCAGCGCGAGATACTCAAGGACTGCATCTACGTGGGAGGTGGCGAGGAATGA
- a CDS encoding homoserine kinase, with the protein MADEWIRIAAPATTSNIGAGFDVFGLALKEPYDIIEGRKIESGIVISEVSGPGSEGIPTDPDQNSVSIAAKEVLRRCEAEFGIEIRIKKGIRPCSGIGSSGASAAGGAFLAHILCGEKLSLTEVVLCAAHAEDVTSGGFHADNVAPCVLGGFTVIRSYEPFEVVSIQPPEDLGIVVAMPDVMVPTRESRMVLPHEVAVKDMVFHLGNAACMVYGMQTGDLGLIGRSVQDAVFEPARTSLVPYLKKAESVAKSHGAIASFLGGSGPCIISFYDKSSHQGEAIAESIRALYAENDMKCDTWITEPGSGCRRI; encoded by the coding sequence ATGGCCGACGAATGGATTAGGATAGCTGCGCCCGCGACCACATCCAACATCGGCGCCGGATTCGACGTGTTCGGACTGGCGCTTAAGGAGCCCTACGACATCATCGAGGGAAGGAAGATCGAATCCGGGATCGTGATCTCGGAGGTCTCCGGACCCGGGTCCGAGGGGATCCCCACAGACCCCGACCAGAACTCCGTCAGTATCGCCGCGAAGGAGGTCCTCAGGAGATGCGAGGCCGAATTCGGAATCGAGATCAGGATCAAGAAGGGCATCCGTCCGTGCAGCGGCATCGGGTCCTCCGGGGCGTCCGCCGCCGGAGGCGCATTCCTCGCCCACATCCTGTGCGGAGAGAAGCTGAGCCTCACCGAGGTCGTGCTCTGCGCCGCCCACGCCGAGGACGTCACGTCCGGAGGGTTCCACGCGGACAACGTCGCCCCGTGCGTGCTCGGAGGCTTCACCGTCATCCGCTCCTACGAGCCCTTCGAGGTCGTCTCCATCCAGCCACCCGAGGACCTCGGCATCGTCGTGGCAATGCCCGACGTCATGGTCCCCACCAGGGAGTCCAGGATGGTCCTGCCCCACGAGGTCGCCGTCAAGGACATGGTGTTCCACCTCGGAAACGCCGCATGCATGGTGTACGGCATGCAGACCGGGGACCTGGGACTCATCGGCAGGTCCGTCCAGGACGCTGTGTTCGAGCCCGCCAGGACATCGCTGGTGCCCTACCTGAAGAAGGCCGAGTCAGTGGCCAAGTCCCACGGCGCCATCGCGTCCTTCCTGGGCGGTTCCGGCCCCTGCATCATCTCGTTCTACGACAAGAGCTCCCATCAGGGGGAGGCCATAGCCGAGAGCATCAGGGCGCTTTACGCTGAAAACGATATGAAATGCGACACCTGGATCACGGAGCCCGGCTCCGGTTGCAGGAGGATTTGA